The following proteins are co-located in the Vigna unguiculata cultivar IT97K-499-35 chromosome 9, ASM411807v1, whole genome shotgun sequence genome:
- the LOC114162913 gene encoding pentatricopeptide repeat-containing protein At5g55840 — protein MVLDMEKSIYTFLTVHRWESLNCMKYRLASLRPVHGRLALKFLNWVIKQPNLELKHVTHIICTTTHILVRARMYNFAKTTLRQMLQLPIGLNSVFYALMETYPICNSNPAVFDLLIRVCLRDKMVGEAVQTFYLMGFRGLKPSVYTCNMVLGSLVKEEKVDMFWSFFKEMLTKGICPNVATFNILLNALCERGKFKSAGVLLRKMEESGVYPTAVTYNTLLNWYCKKGRYKAASELIDSMASKGIGADVCTYNVLVGNLCKEGRSAKGYLLLKRMRRKMVYPNEITYNTLINGFVKEGKIEVAAKVFDEMSSFNLLPNIVTYNTLIAGHCRMGNNREALRLMDVMVSCGLRPNEVTYGALLNGLSKHAEFGVVSSILERMRMDGVGVGHISYSAMMDGLCKHGRFEEAVQLLDDMLKISVSPDVVTFTVLINGFFRVGKINDAKEIMCKMYRTGLVPNSILCSTLIYNYCKMGYLKEALNAYAIMNRSGYAADHFTCNVLVAAFCRCGRLEEAEYFMEHMNRTGLDPNSITFDCVINSYGNSGDALKAFSMFDKMNWLGHLPSQFTYGGLLKALCRSGHINEAWKLFHRLCSVPNAVDNVIFNTMLTSICRSGNLSDAVALINEMVTNDFLPDNFTYTNIITGLCKKGKIVAALLFSGKAIEKRLLSPNPAVYTSLVYGLLKHGHSRAAFYIFEEMLSNCVEPDTIAFNVIIDQYLRKGKMSEVNDILSTMKSKNVCFNLATYNILLHGYAKRNAMARCFMLYKDMIRNGFLPDKYSWNSLILGYCKSKSFDVAIKILRWITLKGFITDCSTFNMLISKFCERNEMKMVYDLLYQMNQFTIIPNVDTYNALFNGLIRTSEFDKAHHILQALLESGSVPTIKQYITLINGMCRVGNIKGALKLQDEMKTYGVSSHNVAMSATVRGLAHSKKMENAIWVLDLMLERQIIPTVATFTTLMHVYCREANVAKALELRSTMEHCHLKLDVVAYNVLISGLCASGDIEAAFKLYEEMKHRNLWPNTSIYIVLIDSLCAGNYHTESEKLLRDIQARELVSFNSCGGTKRLNELLIIARKKLIHLRNKMRRKFG, from the coding sequence ATGGTTCTGGATATGGAGAAGAGTATATACACTTTTCTCACTGTGCACCGTTGGGAGTCACTGAACTGTATGAAATATAGATTGGCTTCCCTGAGGCCTGTTCATGGAAGGTTGGCTCTGAAATTTCTCAATTGGGTCATAAAGCAACCCAATTTAGAGCTCAAACATGTTACTCATATCATCTGCACTACTACCCACATACTTGTTAGAGCTAGAATGTACAACTTTGCCAAAACAACCTTAAGGCAGATGTTACAACTGCCAATTGGTTTGAACTCTGTCTTTTATGCTTTGATGGAGACGTACCCCATTTGCAACTCAAACCCAGCTGTTTTTGACCTCCTGATTAGGGTTTGTTTGAGGGACAAGATGGTTGGAGAGGCTGTGCAGACTTTCTACTTAATGGGGTTTCGGGGACTGAAGCCTTCTGTATATACTTGTAACATGGTGTTAGGTTCCCTTGTGAAGGAGGAGAAGGTTGATATGTTTTGGTCCTTTTTCAAAGAGATGCTTACCAAAGGGATTTGTCCTAATGTTGCTACATTCAACATATTGTTGAATGCGTTGTGCGAACGGGGGAAGTTTAAAAGTGCTGGCGTTCTCTTGAGGAAAATGGAAGAAAGTGGTGTTTATCCGACTGCCGTCACTTACAATACCTTGCTTAATTGGTATTGCAAGAAAGGAAGGTACAAAGCAGCATCTGAGTTGATTGACTCCATGGCATCTAAGGGTATTGGGGCAGATGTTTGTACATATAATGTTTTGGTAGGGAATTTGTGCAAGGAAGGCAGGAGTGCAAAAggttatttattgttaaaaagGATGAGAAGGAAAATGGTGTATCCAAATGAGATAACTTATAATACTCTTATTAATGGATTTGTGAAGGAGGGGAAAATTGAAGTTGCTGCAAAAGTTTTTGATGAAATGtcatcatttaatttattaccTAACATTGTCACTTACAATACTTTGATAGCTGGGCACTGTAGGATGGGCAACAATAGGGAGGCATTAAGATTGATGGATGTTATGGTATCATGTGGTTTAAGACCTAATGAAGTTACATATGGGGCTCTTTTGAATGGGCTATCCAAGCATGCTGAATTTGGAGTGGTTTCTAGTATTCTTGAGAGAATGAGGATGGATGGGGTGGGAGTTGGTCACATTAGTTACTCAGCAATGATGGATGGGTTGTGTAAGCATGGCAGGTTTGAAGAAGCTGTGCAGTTGTTGGATGATATGTTAAAAATTTCTGTTAGTCCTGATGTTGTTACATTTACGGTGCTCATAAATGGATTTTTCAGGGTGGGGAAGATAAATGATGCAAAGGAGATTATGTGTAAGATGTATAGGACTGGACTTGTGCCAAATAGCATTTTGTGTTCAACATTAATCTACAATTATTGTAAAATGGGATATTTAAAAGAGGCATTAAACGCTTATGCAATTATGAATCGCAGTGGTTATGCTGCTGATCACTTTACATGTAATGTGTTGGTTGCCGCTTTCTGTAGATGCGGAAGACTTGAAGAGGCTGAGTATTTTATGGAACATATGAACAGAACTGGTCTTGATCCTAATTCAATTACTTTTGATTGTGTTATAAATAGTTACGGAAATTCTGGGGATGCATTAAAAGCTTTTTCTATGTTTGATAAAATGAATTGGTTAGGCCATTTGCCAAGTCAATTCACGTATGGGGGTCTATTGAAAGCACTTTGCAGAAGTGGACATATTAATGAAGCATGGAAGCTTTTCCATAGACTTTGTTCTGTTCCTAATGCCGTTGATAATGTTATCTTCAACACAATGCTTACTTCTATATGTAGATCAGGAAATTTATCTGATGCAGTTGCCCTTATTAATGAGATGGTTACAAATGATTTTCTGCCTGACAATTTTACATACACTAATATTATTACGGGGCTGTGCAAGAAGGGTAAAATAGTTGCCGCACTCCTTTTTTCAGGAAAGGCAATTGAAAAACGATTATTATCTCCAAATCCTGCTGTGTACACCAGCTTAGTCTATGGACTTCTTAAGCATGGACATTCAAGAGCAGCTTTCTATATTTTTGAAGAAATGCTAAGCAATTGTGTGGAGCCTGATACTATAGCATTCAATGTGATTATAGATCAATACTTAAGGAAAGGGAAAATGTCGGAGGTCAATGATATTCTGTCAACAATGAAGAGTAAAAATGTATGCTTCAATTTGGCTACTTACAACATCCTACTACATGGATATGCAAAGAGGAATGCAATGGCAAGATGTTTTATGTTATACAAAGACATGATCAGAAACGGTTTTCTACCAGATAAGTATTCATGGAACTCTCTTATTCTTGGGTATTGTAAGTCGAAATCATTTGATGTTgctattaaaattttaagatggaTAACACTGAAAGGTTTCATAACGGACTGCTCTACGTTTAACATGCTTATTTCCAAGTTCTGTGAAAGGAATGAGATGAAAATGGTCTATGATCTGTTATATCAAATGAATCAGTTTACAATAATTCCCAACGTAGATACATACAATGCTCTTTTTAATGGACTCATTAGAACTAGCGAATTTGATAAAGCCCATCATATTTTGCAAGCCTTGTTGGAAAGTGGTTCTGTTCCTacaattaaacaatatattacTTTAATCAATGGTATGTGTAGAGTTGGGAACATAAAAGGAGCATTGAAACTTCaagatgaaatgaaaacatatgGTGTCAGCTCCCACAATGTTGCAATGAGTGCTACTGTTAGAGGGCTTGCACATTCAAAGAAGATGGAAAATGCTATTTGGGTTCTTGATTTGATGCTTGAGAGGCAAATCATTCCAACTGTTGCTACTTTCACTACATTAATGCACGTCTATTGCAGAGAAGCTAATGTTGCAAAAGCTTTGGAATTGAGGAGCACAATGGAACATTGTCATTTGAAGCTTGATGTTGTTGCGTATAATGTTCTTATATCTGGCCTTTGTGCTAGTGGAGATATTGAAGCAGCTTTTAAGCTTTATGAAGAGATGAAACATAGAAATCTTTGGCCTAATACGTCTATATACATTGTTCTTATTGATTCTCTCTGTGCTGGAAATTATCATACTGAAAGTGAAAAACTTTTGAGGGACATACAAGCTAGGGAACTGGTTTCTTTTAATTCATGTGGAGGAACCAAAAGATTGAATGAATTATTGATTATTGCTAGGAAAAAGTTAATTCATTTGAGAAACAAAATGAGAAGAAAGTTTGGTTGA
- the LOC114162771 gene encoding uncharacterized protein LOC114162771, producing the protein MASSAAADGLFRPIYEGCISAYDNDIERRPYHRNCSCALHSKSRRRKPCSNKSPRCNSVSYPIRRAWSEGSLVLSTSAHSSPSSSPGAPRPQHEEERHSHNKLEVLFEM; encoded by the coding sequence ATGGCCTCAAGCGCCGCCGCAGACGGGCTCTTTCGGCCGATCTACGAGGGTTGCATCTCCGCCTACGACAACGACATAGAGCGGCGCCCCTATCACCGCAACTGCAGCTGCGCGCTCCACAGCAAGTCGCGCCGCCGCAAACCCTGCTCGAACAAGTCGCCGCGCTGCAACAGCGTTTCGTATCCCATACGGCGGGCCTGGAGCGAAGGGAGCTTGGTCTTGTCCACCTCCGCGCATTCCTCTCCGTCTTCCTCCCCCGGCGCGCCCAGGCCTCAACACGAAGAAGAGAGACATAGTCACAACAAATTAGAGGTTTTATTTGAGATGTAA